Part of the Bacteroidia bacterium genome, GGCTAAACTCATAAATAAATTCTGGATAGGAATAAATTTTTAAGCCTAATTCTTGGGCGCGCAAAAGTTCGGGATTATCTGGTTTAGCGTGCATTCCTAATATAACAAAGTCTAGTTCTTCATGTATCTTTTCAGGAAACCAGCCTATATCGGTGGGCAACAAACCTTCTTGAGCAAGTTTGTCTTTGGCAGGATTGTAAATTTCATCATCTGAACCTGTAACGTGATAACCGAGTTTATGCAGCGCAATGGCTATACCGTGCATAGCACTACCGCCTATAGCGATAAAATGGACTTTTTTCATGATGCTGTGCAAAAATAAAGTATTGCTATAAAATAGCAACAATTAAGCTACAACAAACAAAGTAAACTTATTGAGCTACACTTTGGCTACTGCAAAAGTTTGGTTACGGATAGCTTCGGCTACTTGTTCCATTAGCCACATGGGTGTAGAAGTAGCGCCACAAACTCCCACAGTTTGACAGTTCTCAAACCATTCAGGCATAAGCTCATCTACATCAGAAATAAAGTAGCTTCTTGGATTTACACTTTGACATACTTTGTACAGCACTTTTCCATTTGAGCTTTTTTTGCCTGATACAAAGATAATTACATCAAACTTTTTGGCAAACTCACGAAGTTGAACATCCCTATTAGAAACTTGTCTGCATATTGTGTCATTTGCTTTGAACTCTGCTTGCCTTTTTTGAATTTCTTGGGCAATCTCATAAAATTCTTTTGTGCTTTTGGTAGTTTGGCTAAATAAAGTAATAGGGCGAGAAAAGTCAATTTTATCTAACTCCTGAATATTTCTTATGACAATGGCTTGGTTTTTAGTTTGTCCAAGTAAGCCGTTGACTTCTGCATGTCCTGGTTCGCCGTATATTACAATTTGAGTTCCTAAGTCAAATGCTGTTTTTACTCTATGTTGAAGTTTTAACACAACGGGGCAAGAAGCATCTATGAGAGTGAGGTTATTTTCTATGGCAATTTTGTAGGTTTCGGGGGGTTCGCCGTGGGCGCGAATGAGTACTGTGGTATTTTTAAGCTGTTTTAAGTCTTCATGGTTGATAATTTTAAGACCCTTTGCGGTCAAACGTTCAATCTCCTTGTTGTTATGGACGATATCTCCCAAGCAGTACAAAGTACCTTTTTCTGCTAGTTCATCTTCAGCCATTTGTATAGCGTAGAGTACTCCAAAGCAAAAACCTGAATTTTGGTCAATGGTAACTTCCATAGCGGATGAGCAAATATACATTAAAAACATAAAGGTTCATGTTTTAAGTTCAAAGTTTGTATATGTTTTAAGAATAGTTTGATTTTTTGGGCGTGCCCCTTGCTGCGCAAGGGTCGGGGCATTCCGCACGTAGCCCGAAGCACGCCGACCTTGTGGGCATGAGCGTAGCGAATGCCCACAAGGGCACGCCCAAAAAAATTAAAATTTAACCTCTGCGCAAAACAAAATAGGCTTATGTAATTGAAAAAAACTTATATTTGGAAGTGCAAAGACATGATTTTATTTGTACAAT contains:
- a CDS encoding 4-hydroxy-3-methylbut-2-enyl diphosphate reductase; the protein is MEVTIDQNSGFCFGVLYAIQMAEDELAEKGTLYCLGDIVHNNKEIERLTAKGLKIINHEDLKQLKNTTVLIRAHGEPPETYKIAIENNLTLIDASCPVVLKLQHRVKTAFDLGTQIVIYGEPGHAEVNGLLGQTKNQAIVIRNIQELDKIDFSRPITLFSQTTKSTKEFYEIAQEIQKRQAEFKANDTICRQVSNRDVQLREFAKKFDVIIFVSGKKSSNGKVLYKVCQSVNPRSYFISDVDELMPEWFENCQTVGVCGATSTPMWLMEQVAEAIRNQTFAVAKV